From a single Pseudoalteromonas nigrifaciens genomic region:
- a CDS encoding DUF6172 family protein, which yields MKKIFTLNHEKIKYPRMVDAAKHEVKKYLKRERNKTLPLDADYWAFDCKFGNTAEDAQVVHVAELSNHISEIEKQSLTSFYVEILARPAQRQQPDLDDDE from the coding sequence ATGAAGAAAATATTCACGCTAAATCACGAGAAAATCAAATATCCTCGTATGGTTGACGCCGCAAAGCATGAAGTGAAAAAATATTTGAAAAGAGAGCGTAACAAAACTCTACCACTCGATGCTGATTACTGGGCGTTTGATTGTAAGTTTGGTAATACCGCTGAAGATGCACAAGTAGTGCACGTTGCAGAGCTTAGTAATCATATAAGCGAAATAGAAAAGCAAAGCTTAACTTCTTTTTATGTAGAAATATTAGCGCGCCCAGCTCAACGTCAACAACCAGATTTGGATGACGACGAATAA
- a CDS encoding M48 family metallopeptidase: MFAYQLKKSTRRKTVAIKVHNQNVTVYAPHHVQKKVLDNWLLEKKSWVEAQLQKQLTLVDTKQYPLKDKKIWVFSEAINLTFQQGNTSTVERQQDGLLITVSARVKHQQQKYQLLLEAYLKEQLTAYIEMRLNDFCTLMQEALPNDLNIAVYKRKWGSCNSKRALTFNLLLIGAPHSIIDYVIVHELAHLRHLNHSKAFWQRVAQFCPDYKASTLWLKQYGMSLQWVF; this comes from the coding sequence TTGTTTGCCTACCAACTAAAAAAAAGTACCCGACGAAAGACCGTTGCTATTAAAGTGCATAATCAAAATGTGACGGTATATGCCCCCCATCACGTACAAAAAAAAGTGCTCGATAACTGGTTATTAGAAAAAAAATCATGGGTTGAGGCGCAGCTGCAAAAACAGCTTACTTTGGTTGATACAAAACAGTATCCACTTAAGGACAAAAAGATCTGGGTTTTTTCAGAAGCAATTAATTTAACGTTTCAGCAAGGCAATACCTCTACAGTGGAGCGCCAACAAGATGGCCTGCTTATTACCGTTTCTGCTCGTGTTAAGCATCAGCAGCAAAAGTACCAATTACTTTTAGAGGCGTATTTAAAAGAGCAGTTAACCGCATACATTGAAATGCGACTTAATGACTTTTGCACGCTGATGCAAGAAGCGCTGCCTAACGATTTAAATATTGCAGTTTATAAACGCAAATGGGGAAGTTGTAATAGTAAAAGGGCGTTAACATTTAACTTATTATTGATTGGTGCACCACATAGCATTATTGATTATGTAATAGTGCATGAGCTGGCGCATTTACGACATTTAAATCATAGCAAAGCATTTTGGCAGCGCGTAGCACAATTTTGTCCCGACTATAAAGCAAGTACGTTATGGCTAAAACAATATGGTATGAGTTTACAATGGGTATTTTAA
- a CDS encoding MHYT domain-containing protein, whose product MLSAFFITDQDPSLIINGVYDPLLVSLSVLIVIFAAFFTTKLIDLAKKTTFPSYQRLATVTAAAVFSAGIWSMHFIGMLAFSLCTNIKYNPTITLLSFIPAFLACQYAVSILVKSNGNFKVLAVCSVLFGSGIGTMHYSGMAAMELAPMLRYDPVMFGLSILVAVALSFIALYSHFNLERVFPRLSQLQIRSTSAVILGFAVTGMHYMGMAATRFVATSPLIYADENASAGLTFVAIAVATATVAITSVVAVINGMVRYKLLLEEKSADESRLNAILETAIDGIVTIDHQGIILSFNEAASKILGWHEHELQGKSVQILLNDNNALNNASSSGDMTLDLSAIIGINRDTFAKHKDNHLIPVRLGIGQVTQTGQPPLYVGFITDLTQQRALQKTVVENEQKYRSLMQNMPGVAFRCKFDTNYTMLFVSPSILDLTGYTPDEFIEQHIEFTDLILKSDQQMIITTLTNAVTEKRQYSVEYRIRHRNGATVWVLEKGSFDFNNTDVAQWIDGVLVDITERKEYEAKLEHAKLQAEEAANAKQSFMANMSHEIRTPMNAIIGFSDLLMDTPLSKEQQKHLVTVNNAARSLLRLLNEILDSAKLERGKLTIEPVHFNLKPVIDSIISTFWLEAKKKNLNLTLNINKSVSTAYYGDPDRLRQILTNLIGNAIKFTEQGAVTVTVSTTQNNHLFFEVQDTGIGIAKDRIKAVFQPFVQADGTTTRRFGGTGLGTTISKQLVELMHGSIDLVSEVDKGSCFYFSLPFTVGDENKIDYFEGLHTELPPLRILVVDDIEQNTELLSILLSRDQHTVTTASNGLEAIEAFNQQDFDVILMDIHMPECDGIEATIKIRALEQLKQIKFTPIIALTASVLQQDKLTAKNAGMNGFANKPVDINQLNQEIALVLGLGLAKETLIAQTDPDAKHIDFEKGLALWGSKCKQLTEITKFVNTNEKQFISLFKLQLSDIKSVYTLIHTLKGVAGNLGLLTLMTLLTRLENADDEAVLTSVLADIKTELALIGQLLASTICKEPAKLIDNAEPLSTAELIEICQELYADAQNAELNDDLLEQLQRKCIVSVQVDIDEIASAFDEFDFDNAQVKLANLLKKLTLRRIN is encoded by the coding sequence ATGTTATCAGCTTTCTTTATTACTGACCAAGATCCTAGTTTAATTATAAACGGGGTTTACGATCCCCTTTTGGTTTCTCTTTCAGTTTTAATAGTCATATTTGCCGCTTTTTTTACTACAAAACTCATTGATTTAGCTAAAAAAACTACTTTCCCAAGCTATCAACGTTTAGCTACTGTAACCGCTGCAGCTGTTTTTTCTGCGGGCATTTGGAGCATGCATTTTATTGGTATGTTAGCTTTTTCCTTGTGTACTAACATTAAATATAACCCAACTATTACCTTACTCTCTTTTATACCGGCATTTTTGGCATGCCAATATGCTGTATCTATACTGGTAAAAAGTAATGGTAACTTTAAAGTATTAGCTGTTTGCTCAGTATTATTCGGCTCGGGTATTGGCACTATGCATTACAGTGGTATGGCAGCGATGGAGCTTGCGCCTATGCTACGGTATGACCCAGTTATGTTTGGGTTGTCTATTTTAGTGGCCGTTGCCCTATCGTTTATAGCTTTATATAGCCACTTTAACCTTGAAAGAGTTTTCCCTCGGTTATCACAGTTACAAATTCGTTCAACCAGCGCCGTTATATTAGGCTTTGCTGTTACTGGTATGCATTATATGGGTATGGCAGCAACCCGTTTTGTAGCAACTTCCCCACTAATTTACGCAGACGAAAATGCGTCTGCTGGGCTTACATTTGTTGCAATTGCGGTTGCCACTGCAACTGTTGCAATAACCAGCGTGGTTGCTGTAATTAATGGCATGGTACGCTATAAACTGCTGCTTGAAGAAAAGTCAGCCGACGAGTCGCGGTTAAACGCCATATTAGAAACAGCAATAGATGGCATTGTGACTATTGATCATCAAGGTATTATTTTAAGCTTTAATGAAGCAGCAAGTAAGATTTTAGGTTGGCACGAACATGAGTTACAAGGTAAAAGTGTACAGATTCTTTTAAATGATAATAACGCTCTAAATAATGCGTCATCATCTGGTGATATGACTCTTGATCTAAGCGCTATTATAGGCATAAACCGCGATACTTTTGCTAAACATAAAGATAACCATTTGATCCCTGTGCGCCTTGGTATTGGACAAGTGACGCAAACTGGGCAACCTCCTTTGTATGTTGGCTTTATTACTGACTTAACGCAGCAACGAGCGCTACAAAAAACGGTCGTTGAAAATGAGCAAAAATATCGCTCATTAATGCAAAATATGCCAGGCGTTGCCTTTAGATGTAAATTCGATACTAACTACACCATGCTATTTGTTAGCCCAAGTATATTGGATTTAACTGGCTATACACCAGATGAATTTATTGAGCAACACATTGAGTTTACAGACCTGATTTTAAAGTCTGATCAACAAATGATTATTACCACGCTCACTAATGCCGTTACCGAAAAGCGTCAATACTCTGTTGAATATAGAATTCGCCATCGCAACGGCGCAACTGTATGGGTATTAGAGAAAGGTAGTTTTGACTTTAATAATACCGATGTTGCGCAGTGGATTGATGGTGTACTTGTTGATATTACTGAGCGCAAAGAGTATGAAGCAAAATTAGAGCACGCTAAACTGCAAGCAGAAGAAGCTGCAAATGCTAAGCAATCTTTTATGGCAAATATGAGCCATGAAATACGCACCCCTATGAATGCAATTATTGGCTTTAGCGATCTGCTTATGGATACACCGCTAAGTAAAGAGCAGCAAAAGCACCTTGTTACGGTTAACAATGCAGCACGCTCTTTGCTACGCCTACTTAATGAAATTCTCGACTCTGCAAAGTTAGAACGAGGAAAGCTAACCATTGAGCCTGTGCATTTTAATTTAAAGCCCGTTATCGACAGTATTATTTCAACTTTTTGGTTAGAAGCTAAAAAGAAAAACCTTAATTTAACGCTTAATATTAATAAATCAGTTAGCACCGCATACTACGGTGATCCCGACCGCCTTAGGCAAATACTTACAAACCTTATTGGTAACGCTATTAAATTTACTGAGCAAGGCGCTGTTACTGTTACCGTAAGTACCACACAAAATAATCACCTATTTTTTGAAGTACAAGATACAGGCATTGGTATTGCTAAAGATCGTATTAAAGCGGTTTTTCAGCCTTTTGTGCAAGCCGATGGCACGACCACACGTCGATTTGGTGGCACAGGTTTAGGCACAACAATAAGTAAACAATTAGTAGAGCTTATGCATGGCTCAATTGATTTAGTGAGTGAAGTTGATAAAGGCAGCTGCTTTTACTTCTCATTACCTTTTACTGTTGGTGATGAAAATAAAATAGATTATTTTGAAGGCCTACATACCGAACTACCTCCGCTTAGAATATTAGTGGTTGATGATATAGAACAAAATACAGAGCTACTTTCTATATTACTTTCGCGAGATCAACACACAGTAACCACTGCAAGTAATGGTTTAGAAGCCATTGAGGCGTTTAATCAGCAAGACTTTGATGTCATTTTAATGGACATTCACATGCCTGAATGTGACGGTATTGAGGCCACCATTAAAATTCGTGCATTGGAGCAACTAAAACAAATAAAATTTACGCCTATTATTGCCTTAACAGCCAGCGTGTTACAGCAAGATAAACTAACCGCTAAAAATGCAGGCATGAATGGGTTTGCTAATAAGCCGGTTGATATCAACCAACTGAATCAAGAGATAGCACTGGTGCTTGGACTTGGCTTAGCAAAAGAAACATTAATTGCGCAAACCGACCCCGATGCCAAGCACATAGATTTTGAAAAAGGGTTAGCTTTGTGGGGCTCTAAATGTAAACAGCTTACCGAAATTACTAAATTTGTTAATACCAACGAAAAGCAATTTATAAGCTTATTTAAGCTGCAACTAAGCGATATTAAAAGTGTTTATACGCTTATTCACACGTTAAAAGGCGTGGCTGGTAATTTAGGGTTATTAACCTTAATGACACTGTTAACGCGTTTAGAGAACGCAGACGATGAAGCTGTGCTAACCAGCGTTTTGGCAGATATAAAAACTGAATTGGCGCTTATCGGCCAATTATTAGCAAGCACTATATGTAAAGAGCCCGCCAAACTTATCGACAATGCTGAGCCGTTATCAACAGCTGAGCTAATAGAAATTTGCCAAGAACTCTATGCTGATGCACAAAATGCCGAACTTAATGATGATCTTCTCGAACAGTTACAACGTAAATGTATAGTATCAGTACAAGTAGATATAGATGAAATAGCCAGTGCCTTTGATGAATTCGACTTTGATAACGCGCAAGTTAAATTAGCAAATTTACTTAAAAAGTTAACCCTAAGGAGAATTAATTAA
- a CDS encoding VC2046/SO_2500 family protein produces MQIGDLLITESQLNTRLNKSVHEKRRGEFALLLAMLSHDALDFSQFHLPKTEIEDSTVGEDTLRKQIGAGPKQLLAPDKFDILIGQFNASLLMQAGERAGMSDIKLNHCLNPEPLFIRDDVSHIPLQVRDNCELAVRRRINNTQTQLSNPQLDAAAFYESLNNDALHHPLHLVSA; encoded by the coding sequence ATGCAAATCGGTGATTTGTTAATCACAGAGAGTCAGCTCAACACTCGACTTAATAAAAGTGTGCATGAAAAGCGCCGAGGAGAGTTTGCGCTTTTACTCGCTATGCTATCTCATGATGCACTCGATTTTAGCCAATTCCATTTACCAAAAACAGAAATTGAAGATTCAACTGTTGGCGAAGATACCCTTCGCAAACAAATAGGAGCAGGTCCAAAGCAACTTTTAGCGCCAGATAAGTTTGATATCTTGATAGGGCAGTTTAACGCCTCACTATTAATGCAAGCAGGGGAACGCGCTGGAATGAGCGATATTAAATTAAATCACTGTTTAAACCCTGAACCATTGTTTATAAGAGATGATGTAAGCCATATTCCGCTTCAGGTGCGTGATAATTGTGAATTAGCAGTGCGCAGGCGTATAAATAACACACAAACGCAACTATCTAACCCGCAACTCGATGCTGCTGCCTTTTACGAAAGCCTAAATAATGATGCGCTTCACCACCCATTGCATTTAGTAAGCGCTTAA